A genomic region of Magnolia sinica isolate HGM2019 chromosome 6, MsV1, whole genome shotgun sequence contains the following coding sequences:
- the LOC131249792 gene encoding receptor-like protein 46, translated as MARSSSIPFYIIFILSSFLHTPSLSCPDDHKQALLDFKSILMSKIGRNSSTNSPDFSLLESWNSSSDCCRWERVTCNSRSVARPVVILDLYALVSFLEPEPVPSSVLMPLFRIKNLIRLDISSNSLQGEILGNGFSNLTRLSYLDMRFNSFNGSIPSQLFRLKNLQYLDFTGNSLSGNLSSDVGELSNLKFLNLDENFLNGEIPSEIGNLTRLETLSLRQNKFSGGIPTSIFNMKALQVLDLRNNSLSSEIPTDIRKFSNISTLALSQNNFNGPIPASIKQMSRLETLQLDGNSLSGEIPAWLFEMEGLKELNLGRNKLAWNNSVRVTPKCLLSRLSLRSCGIDGNIPDWLSTQKTLDFLDLSDNGLKGIFPQWLAEFDIGSIILSDNELSGSIPPHLFQSLSLSILDLSRNNFSGELPKNIGNAAAIMILLLGNNNFSGPVPESLANIHRLLMLDLSENNFSGNKFPKFGIDTYLAYVDLSFNKFDGEIPMTFGPQIRVLALGGNGFSGELPEDLASLSFLEHLHLHNNKITGRLPEFFGRISTLQTLNLRDNFLNGPIPDVLSNLSNLRILDISGNSFNRSIPPAFGNLTKMIKTPRTYSSIYDMFTFLINFNDLILNWKGSMRPLASKTLDIYSLLDFSRNQLSGEIPSSLGGLEGLEALNLSYNTLSGEIPASFGNLDNLESLDLSHNKFSGEIPQTLSKLIQLSNFDVSNNELVGRIPTGSQMDRMNDPDMFANNSGLCGVQIMVSCISAPPPGSMPGVEDDEEEPWFSWASAGIGYPIGLLSAVATVYFSGFLSSTPKPRGRHGRRMHDRRPTNLHARRGR; from the coding sequence ATGGCAAGATCAAGTTCAATTCCATTCTAcatcatcttcattctctcaTCTTTCTTACACACCCCTTCTTTAAGTTGTCCAGATGATCATAAGCAAGCCCTTCTCGATTTCAAATCCATTCTCATGTCGAAAATCGGCAGAAATTCCTCGACAAACTCTCCTGATTTTAGCTTACTAGAGTCATGGAATTCTAGTTCTGATTGCTGCCGATGGGAACGTGTCACCTGCAATTCTCGCTCAGTTGCAAGACCTGTAGTGATTCTCGACCTCTACGCTCTCGTTTCCTTCTTAGAACCAGAGCCCGTGCCGTCTTCCGTTCTGATGCCTCTCTTCCGTATAAAGAATCTGATCCGCCTCGACATCTCATCGAATTCTCTTCAAGGTGAGATTCTGGGAAATGGGTTTTCCAATTTGACCCGATTGAGTTATCTCGACATGAGATTCAATAGCTTCAACGGTTCGATTCCTTCTCAGCTCTTCCGCTTGAAGAATCTACAGTACCTTGATTTCACTGGTAATTCACTCAGTGGGAATCTAAGCAGTGATGTGGGGGAGCTTTCAAACTTGAAATTCTTGAACTTGGATGAGAATTTCCTCAATGGAGAGATCCCTTCAGAGATCGGGAACCTCACCCGACTGGAGACGTTATCTCTTCGTCAAAACAAGTTTTCCGGTGGAATTCCGACATCGATATTCAATATGAAGGCGTTACAGGTATTGGACTTGCGCAACAACTCCCTATCATCTGAAATTCCGACAGACATCAGAAAATTCTCCAACATTTCTACTCTGGCACTTAGCCAGAACAACTTCAATGGTCCAATTCCAGCTTCAATCAAACAAATGAGCCGGTTGGAAACACTGCAATTGGATGGTAATTCACTCTCCGGAGAGATACCGGCATGGTTGTTTGAGATGGAGGGATTGAAAGAACTCAATCTTGGAAGAAACAAGCTTGCTTGGAATAACAGTGTGAGAGTAACCCCCAAATGTCTGTTGTCTCGATTGTCATTGAGATCTTGTGGAATTGATGGAAACATACCTGATTGGCTTTCCACCCAAAAGACTCTCGATTTCTTGGATCTAAGCGACAATGGACTAAAAGGGATTTTCCCACAGTGGCTTGCAGAGTTCGATATCGGAAGTATAATACTTTCTGATAACGAGCTTTCGGGTTCTATACCACCACATCTCTTTCAATCTCTAAGTCTATCAATACTCGATCTTTCGAGGAACAATTTCAGTGGAGAATTACCGAAAAACATTGGTAACGCAGCTGCAATTATGATTCTTTTATTGGGAAATAATAATTTCTCCGGCCCAGTTCCGGAATCTTTAGCAAATATCCACCGTTTGCTGATGTTGGACTTGTCGGAAAACAACTTCTCCGGTAACAAGTTCCCGAAATTTGGAATTGATACTTACCTCGCCTATGTTGATCTCTCCTTCAACAAGTTCGACGGTGAGATTCCAATGACTTTCGGTCCACAGATCAGAGTATTAGCATTGGGGGGAAATGGATTCTCTGGAGAATTGCCAGAGGATCTTGCCAGCTTAAGCTTCTTAGAACACCTTCATCTCCACAACAACAAGATCACCGGAAGATTGCCGGAGTTTTTTGGGCGAATCTCGACCCTTCAAACTTTAAATTTAAGAGATAATTTCCTTAATGGTCCTATTCCTGACGTTCTATCCAACCTTAGCAATCTCAGAATCCTCGATATCTCCGGCAATAGCTTCAACCGGAGTATCCCACCGGCGTTTGGGAATCTCACCAAGATGATCAAAACACCAAGGACTTACTCATCAATCTATGATATGTTCACATTCTTGATTAATTTCAATGATCTGATCTTGAATTGGAAAGGTTCGATGCGACCATTGGCATCGAAGACGCTCGATATCTACTCCTTGTTGGACTTTTCAAGAAATCAATTATCTGGTGAGATTCCATCTTCATTGGGTGGTCTTGAAGGTCTAGAGGCTCTCAACCTCTCTTATAACACGCTCTCTGGCGAGATTCCGGCAAGCTTTGGTAATTTAGATAATTTGGAGAGCTTGGACTTATCACACAACAAATTCTCAGGCGAAATACCTCAAACGCTCAGCAAACTCATACAACTATCGAATTTTGATGTCAGCAACAATGAGCTCGTGGGACGGATTCCGACGGGCAGTCAGATGGATAGGATGAATGATCCAGATATGTTTGCTAACAACAGTGGGCTGTGTGGAGTGCAAATCATGGTGTCGTGTATTTCAGCGCCGCCACCGGGTTCTATGCCAGgtgtggaagatgatgaagaggaGCCATGGTTTTCTTGGGCTAGTGCAGGGATCGGATACCCAATTGGACTGCTTTCAGCTGTCGCGACAGTCTACTTCAGTGGATTTCTCAGTTCGACCCCGAAGCCGCGAGGCCGCCATGGCCGTAGGATGCATGATCGACGGCCGACCAATCTCCATGCACGACGAGGAAGGTAA